A window of Tautonia plasticadhaerens contains these coding sequences:
- a CDS encoding DUF1559 family PulG-like putative transporter, whose product MTPTGSRPWDLSIGAGRPPRDGPRPGGVTLIELLVVIAIIGVLVALLLPAVQSAREAARRARCCNNLKQIGIALHGYHAAVGSFPVGFLYPNGPVPATTSPLQYRWSVLAQMAPYLEGTNLHNALNFDFPVAYKPTGGPSPFWPFYPANTTVMATSVGLFLCPSDGAPPPMEGSGPVNYAFCSGTGTGGGDAAGADGAFILGPSLSVADLSDGVSTTVAASEQLLGVRGPYSQTTPEPVPSPPSRAMARVAAGPLTDSACAMAPAGWLLNKGAGWWDGNYLNTLYSHREPPNSARYDCITYHNPGWKAARSHHPGGVNVLYCDGHATFIRDGVAPPTWRAIATRAGGEVVSSDSL is encoded by the coding sequence ATGACGCCAACCGGATCCCGGCCGTGGGACCTGTCGATCGGCGCGGGACGCCCCCCTCGGGATGGGCCGCGTCCAGGGGGGGTCACCCTGATCGAGCTGCTGGTGGTCATCGCGATCATCGGCGTGCTGGTCGCCCTGCTGCTCCCCGCCGTCCAGTCCGCCCGCGAGGCCGCCCGGCGCGCCCGGTGCTGTAACAACCTGAAGCAGATAGGCATCGCCCTGCACGGCTACCACGCGGCCGTCGGCAGCTTCCCGGTCGGCTTCCTCTACCCGAACGGGCCGGTGCCGGCGACGACTTCGCCCCTGCAGTACCGATGGTCGGTGTTGGCGCAGATGGCGCCGTATCTGGAGGGGACAAACCTCCACAACGCCCTGAATTTCGACTTCCCGGTGGCCTACAAGCCGACGGGCGGTCCCTCGCCGTTCTGGCCGTTCTATCCGGCCAATACGACGGTGATGGCGACCTCGGTCGGCCTCTTCCTCTGTCCCAGCGACGGCGCCCCGCCACCGATGGAGGGCTCGGGGCCTGTGAATTACGCATTCTGCTCAGGCACCGGGACCGGCGGCGGAGACGCCGCCGGCGCCGACGGCGCCTTTATCCTCGGCCCGTCGCTGTCGGTGGCCGACCTGAGCGACGGCGTCAGCACGACGGTAGCGGCCTCGGAGCAACTCCTCGGGGTCCGCGGGCCATACAGTCAGACGACTCCCGAGCCGGTCCCCTCGCCGCCATCGCGAGCGATGGCGCGGGTCGCGGCGGGTCCCTTGACCGACTCGGCCTGCGCCATGGCGCCGGCGGGCTGGCTGTTAAACAAGGGGGCGGGCTGGTGGGATGGGAATTATCTAAACACCCTTTACAGCCACCGCGAGCCGCCCAACTCCGCCCGATACGACTGCATCACCTACCACAACCCCGGCTGGAAGGCCGCCCGCAGCCACCATCCCGGCGGCGTGAACGTGCTGTATTGCGACGGCCATGCCACCTTCATCCGAGACGGCGTCGCCCCGCCCACCTGGCGGGCGATCGCCACGAGGGCGGGTGGCGAGGTCGTGTCGTCCGATTCGCTGTGA